From Carya illinoinensis cultivar Pawnee chromosome 5, C.illinoinensisPawnee_v1, whole genome shotgun sequence, one genomic window encodes:
- the LOC122310098 gene encoding uncharacterized protein LOC122310098 has protein sequence MVKLLHIKTIGGWNVKSFNMVLKLLKSAFPIALLPEDYNDACQLERGLGFSYTKIHVCPNDCILFWKEDEEKDECPKCKASRWVSMTSKQRVPQKVMRYFPLKPRLQRLYMSKKTVEAMRWHKEGRIDDSSSMRHPVDSKVWKDFDRKHDWFAKDARNVRLGLASDGFNLFNNMSKPYSIWPVILLPYNLPPWSCMKDPYFLLTCLIPGPKSPGNDIDVFLRPLIDELKELWEVGIETYDAFSSDVFRLHASLLWTINDFPAYANLSGWSTKGKLACSVCNVDTESMWLAYGRKHCYMGHRQWLALDHPWRKNKRAFNGANEDRLQPSFPTPQSILEQLCMVSDVQFGKTSPKRKRAPQELNWTKKSIFFDLSYWQDVELRHNLDVMHIEKNICDSVLGTLLSIDGKSKDTANA, from the coding sequence ATGGTGAAGTTGCTGCACATCAAGACTATCGGTGGTTGGAACGTGAAGTCATTTAACATGGTGCTTAAGCTATTGAAATCTGCCTTCCCGATTGCTCTCTTGCCTGAAGACTATAATGATGCATGCCAGCTAGAGCGTGGGTTGGGATTTAGTTACACCAAAATCCATGTATGCCCCAATGACTGTATCTTGTTTtggaaagaagatgaagagaaagatGAGTGCCCTAAATGCAAAGCATCTAGGTGGGTGTCAATGACAAGTAAACAGCGGGTACCGCAGAAAGTGATGCGTTATTTTCCATTGAAGCCTAGGCTGCAACGACTTTATATGTCGAAGAAGACAGTAGAAGCGATGCGATGGCATAAAGAGGGGCGTATTGATGATTCCAGCTCTATGAGGCATCCAGTTGATTCCAAAGTGTGGAAAGATTTTGACAGGAAACATGATTGGTTTGCCAAAGATGCTCGTAATGTACGTCTTGGACTTGCGAGTGACGGATTCAACCTGTTCAATAACATGAGCAAGCCCTATAGTATATGGCCTGTCATACTTCTGCCGTACAACTTACCACCTTGGTCTTGCATGAAAGACCCATACTTTCTATTGACATGTTTGATACCTGGTCCTAAATCACCAGGAAATGATATCGATGTCTTCTTGCGTCCTTTAATTGATGAATTGAAAGAATTATGGGAGGTTGGTATTGAGACATATGATGCATTCAGTTCCGATGTTTTCCGATTACATGCATCTTTACTCTGGACTATAAATGATTTTCCTGCATATGCGAAtctttctgggtggagcacCAAGGGGAAGTTGGCCTGTTCTGTGTGCAATGTAGATACTGAATCTATGTGGTTAGCCTATGGGcgtaaacattgttatatgggccaCCGTCAATGGTTGGCGCTGGACCACCCTTGGAGAAAGAATAAACGTGCTTTCAATGGTGCGAACGAAGATCGGCTACAACCATCATTCCCTACGCCCCAATCTATACTTGAGCAATTATGCATGGTCTCCGACGTCCAGTTTGGGAAAACTTCACCGAAGCGGAAACGGGCACCACAAGAATTGAACTGGACAAAGAAAAGCATCTTCTTCGATCTCTCATACTGGCAAGACGTGGAATTGAGGCATAACCTAgacgtaatgcatattgagaaaaacatcTGTGATAGCGTGTTGGGCACCTTGCTGAGTATTGATGGAAAGAGTAAGGACACTGCAAATGCGTGA